CCATACTCGTGGGGTGAGCACCATTCCCGAGATCCGCACCCTGCCCGTACCGGACGGCCTGGAGGGCGAGCGCGTCGACGCCGCGCTGGCCCGGATGTTCGGCTTCTCCCGTACGAAGGCGGCCGAGCTGGCCGCCGCCGGAAAGGTCCGGGTCGACGGGTCCGAGGTGATGAAGTCCGAGCGGGTGCACGGCGGTGCCTGGCTGGAAGTCGAGATGCCGCAGGCCGCGCCGCCCGTGGAGATCGTCGCCGAGCCCGTCGAGGGCATGGAGATCGTCCATGACGACGACGACATCGTCGTGATCGTCAAGCCGGTCGGCGTCGCCGCGCACCCCAGCCCCGGCTGGACGGGCACGACCGTCATCGGCGGGCTGGCCGCGGCCGGCTACCGCATCTCCACCTCCGGCGCCGCCGAGCGCCAGGGCATCGTGCACCGCCTGGACGTCGGCACCTCCGGCCTGATGGTCGTCGCCAAGTCCGAGCGGGCGTACACGTCCCTGAAGCGGCAGTTCAAGGAGCGCGTCCCGGACAAGCGCTACCACGCCCTGGTGCAGGGCCACCCGGACCCGATGAGCGGCACCATCGACGCGCCCATCGGCCGGCATCCGCAGCACGACTACAAGTGGGCGGTCACCGCCGAGGGCAAGGCGTCGGTCACGCACTACGACCTGATCGAGGCATTCCGCGCGGCCAGCCTGCTCGACATCAAGCTGGAGACCGGGCGCACCCACCAGATCCGGGTGCACATGGCCGCCCACCGCCACCCCTGCGTCGGTGACCTGACCTACGGCGCGGACCCCACCCTCGCCAAGCGGCTGGGCGTCGGCCGGCAGTGGCTGCACGCGGTCCGGCTGGGCTTCGAGCACCCCTCCGACGGCCGCTGGGTCGAGTTCGAGAGCGCCTACCCGGACGATCTGCAGCAGGCCCTGGACACCGTGCGGGACGACAGCAACTGACGCGGCGCATCGCGCGGGAGC
The sequence above is a segment of the Streptomyces lydicus genome. Coding sequences within it:
- a CDS encoding RluA family pseudouridine synthase, which encodes MSTIPEIRTLPVPDGLEGERVDAALARMFGFSRTKAAELAAAGKVRVDGSEVMKSERVHGGAWLEVEMPQAAPPVEIVAEPVEGMEIVHDDDDIVVIVKPVGVAAHPSPGWTGTTVIGGLAAAGYRISTSGAAERQGIVHRLDVGTSGLMVVAKSERAYTSLKRQFKERVPDKRYHALVQGHPDPMSGTIDAPIGRHPQHDYKWAVTAEGKASVTHYDLIEAFRAASLLDIKLETGRTHQIRVHMAAHRHPCVGDLTYGADPTLAKRLGVGRQWLHAVRLGFEHPSDGRWVEFESAYPDDLQQALDTVRDDSN